From Acidobacteriota bacterium, a single genomic window includes:
- a CDS encoding DASS family sodium-coupled anion symporter, with protein MKKWLIVLACGFGIALLPAPEGVAPKSWTLLAIFIATIVGSIVQPLTGSAMVLVGVIATVVFGVLEPKEALKGYAEPVVWLVLAAFFLSVGMIKTGLGRRISLLFVRAMGRKTIGLGYALVSTDFILASMVPSNGARNGGVILPIAQSVCETYDSRPGDGTAGKLGTFLMTLLYQCDVIICATFITGQASNLIIAKLAKETSGVELTYTGWLFAAIVPALVSLAVVPFLIYRMTPPEIKETPEASKFAQEELTKMGPVTRGEIIMLSVLVGVVLLWITKDSFHKLDTGIVALLGICVLLFAKIIEWKDLMGETNAWSVFIWYGGLVNMATVLGETGLTKIFAEKMGVMTAGFSWVAALAILAFVYFYSHYFFASITAHVLAMFAPFLAVTIIAGAPAGLTVLLLAYFSNLNAGLTHFGTTPAPIYFGLGYVKQRTWWIIGLVVSVVNIAIWSTIGVLWWKIIGRF; from the coding sequence ATGAAAAAGTGGCTGATCGTTCTCGCATGCGGTTTCGGGATCGCGTTGTTACCGGCGCCCGAGGGAGTCGCGCCGAAATCCTGGACGTTGCTCGCGATCTTCATCGCGACGATCGTCGGTTCGATAGTCCAGCCTTTGACCGGCAGCGCGATGGTCCTCGTCGGCGTTATCGCGACCGTCGTTTTCGGCGTGCTCGAACCGAAAGAGGCGCTCAAGGGTTATGCCGAACCGGTTGTGTGGCTCGTCCTCGCGGCGTTCTTCCTTTCGGTCGGGATGATAAAGACCGGACTCGGACGCCGCATTTCGCTGCTCTTCGTCCGCGCGATGGGCCGCAAGACGATCGGTCTCGGCTACGCGCTCGTTTCGACCGACTTCATCCTTGCCTCGATGGTTCCGTCGAACGGCGCGCGCAACGGCGGCGTCATCCTGCCGATCGCGCAAAGCGTCTGCGAAACCTACGATTCCCGTCCCGGCGACGGCACTGCGGGAAAACTCGGAACATTTCTGATGACGCTGCTATATCAGTGCGACGTCATCATCTGTGCGACTTTCATTACCGGACAGGCGTCGAACCTGATCATCGCCAAACTGGCGAAAGAGACGTCGGGCGTCGAATTGACCTACACCGGCTGGCTCTTCGCGGCGATCGTTCCGGCGCTGGTGTCGCTCGCCGTCGTACCTTTTCTGATCTACCGAATGACGCCGCCCGAGATCAAGGAGACGCCGGAAGCGTCGAAGTTCGCGCAGGAGGAACTCACCAAAATGGGGCCTGTGACGCGCGGCGAGATCATAATGCTCTCGGTGTTGGTCGGCGTCGTGCTGCTCTGGATCACGAAAGATTCGTTTCACAAACTCGACACCGGCATCGTCGCCTTGCTCGGGATTTGCGTGCTGCTCTTCGCGAAGATCATTGAATGGAAGGACTTAATGGGCGAGACTAACGCGTGGTCGGTCTTCATTTGGTACGGCGGACTTGTTAATATGGCGACCGTGCTCGGCGAAACCGGTTTGACGAAGATCTTCGCCGAAAAGATGGGTGTGATGACCGCGGGATTCAGTTGGGTCGCGGCGCTCGCGATACTGGCGTTCGTGTATTTCTATTCACACTACTTCTTCGCGTCGATCACGGCCCATGTTCTCGCGATGTTCGCGCCGTTTCTGGCCGTCACGATCATTGCCGGCGCGCCGGCCGGATTGACCGTTTTGTTGCTCGCGTATTTTTCAAACCTCAACGCCGGACTGACCCATTTCGGCACGACTCCGGCACCGATCTATTTTGGTCTCGGCTACGTCAAACAACGCACTTGGTGGATCATCGGACTCGTCGTTTCCGTCGTCAACATCGCGATCTGGTCGACCATCGGAGTTCTCTGGTGGAAGATCATTGGGAGATTTTAG
- a CDS encoding peptidyl-prolyl cis-trans isomerase, giving the protein MLKFFSRLEKTRNFVLLLIGVVMILGLVVGIGSSNLFSPNTTSDGLSTSTEAVAKVGSEKVTVGEIARIKQGRMSSLPTKMMVNSLVQQRIIRVEAMRLGFRASDGEVANLIREQNKSPDGTPLDIKRYEQWAVQNFGSVAEYEQTVRDQISGEKLEAFLTSGVVVSEEEVLKDFQRKNTKFDVSYVSVNSAELAQTIKPTDAELSEYFEKNKANYYISSAQKKIRYVFLNTAKVGEKSKISDDDLKAEYEKIPADKKKKGVEGQQIVLRIAKPDFETKVMEKATEVVDRAKKDGKITEEAFTELVNGYSEDAASKARGGKLAGLVRENPNKPTDPYQRLLTMQEGDVTEPIKEGSSIYILRRGKDVPKTFEDAKPELEISLRNRRGYTAAAELAQRVFDDLKQSKDAAATAKKFAAEANMGAGEMVRETPFVKPGDNVENIGISPQFEEGIKNLENANDVGEKIPIQNGFAIPLLVEKKEPRDATLDEVRDQIAESVKLDKARAQVEEIAKQIASGAANAGALSGAAQSKGLKTLDQKSFILGSPLGTGPSASTNEALEDAVFGLKIGEVTKTPLLVGDSWYIVGVNKREDANMDDFAKQRDSLVQTMAQQKRSQLFSDYLAAVRQKMETNGEIKIYNDAIERLDAAMPPSSPQMPGGFQFPQQ; this is encoded by the coding sequence ATGTTAAAGTTTTTCAGTCGCTTAGAAAAGACCCGAAATTTCGTACTTTTGCTCATCGGTGTCGTTATGATCCTGGGTTTGGTTGTCGGAATCGGCAGTTCAAATCTTTTTTCGCCGAACACGACGTCTGACGGACTGTCGACCAGCACCGAAGCGGTCGCCAAAGTCGGCAGCGAGAAGGTCACGGTCGGCGAGATCGCGCGGATAAAGCAGGGCCGAATGTCGTCGCTTCCGACGAAAATGATGGTCAACTCGCTTGTCCAGCAGCGCATCATCCGGGTCGAAGCGATGAGACTCGGGTTTCGCGCTTCCGATGGCGAAGTCGCGAATTTGATCCGCGAGCAAAACAAGTCGCCGGACGGCACACCGCTCGACATCAAACGCTACGAACAGTGGGCGGTCCAGAACTTCGGCAGCGTCGCGGAATACGAACAGACGGTTCGCGACCAGATCAGCGGCGAAAAACTCGAAGCCTTTCTGACATCGGGCGTTGTCGTGTCCGAAGAGGAGGTCCTGAAGGATTTCCAACGCAAGAACACCAAATTCGACGTTTCGTACGTTTCCGTTAATTCCGCTGAACTGGCGCAGACGATCAAACCGACCGATGCCGAGCTTTCCGAGTATTTCGAGAAAAACAAAGCCAATTACTATATTTCGTCGGCTCAGAAGAAGATTCGCTACGTCTTTTTGAATACCGCGAAGGTCGGTGAAAAATCGAAGATCTCGGACGACGATCTGAAGGCCGAATACGAAAAGATCCCGGCCGATAAGAAGAAGAAGGGCGTCGAAGGGCAGCAGATCGTGCTTCGAATCGCGAAACCTGACTTTGAAACGAAAGTGATGGAAAAAGCGACCGAGGTCGTCGACCGTGCGAAAAAGGACGGCAAGATCACCGAAGAAGCATTTACCGAACTCGTCAACGGTTATTCGGAAGACGCCGCCAGCAAGGCGCGCGGCGGAAAGCTCGCCGGACTCGTTCGCGAGAATCCGAACAAGCCGACAGATCCTTACCAGCGTCTTTTGACAATGCAAGAGGGCGATGTCACGGAACCGATCAAGGAAGGCAGCAGCATTTATATCCTGCGTCGCGGCAAGGACGTTCCGAAAACGTTCGAAGACGCCAAACCGGAACTCGAGATCAGCTTGCGCAACCGACGCGGTTATACGGCCGCGGCCGAATTGGCGCAACGTGTTTTCGACGATCTGAAACAGTCGAAAGATGCCGCCGCGACGGCCAAGAAGTTTGCCGCCGAAGCGAATATGGGCGCCGGCGAAATGGTGCGCGAAACGCCGTTCGTCAAACCCGGCGACAACGTTGAGAACATCGGCATCTCGCCGCAGTTTGAAGAAGGCATCAAGAATCTTGAAAACGCGAACGACGTCGGTGAGAAGATTCCGATCCAGAACGGTTTCGCGATTCCCTTGCTGGTCGAAAAGAAGGAACCACGCGACGCGACGCTTGATGAAGTGCGCGATCAGATCGCGGAGTCTGTGAAACTCGACAAGGCCCGTGCACAGGTCGAAGAGATCGCCAAACAGATCGCTTCAGGCGCCGCGAACGCGGGGGCTTTGAGCGGCGCGGCGCAGTCGAAGGGACTTAAGACGCTCGATCAGAAGAGTTTCATTCTCGGTTCGCCGCTCGGAACCGGTCCGTCGGCATCGACCAACGAAGCGCTCGAGGACGCCGTTTTCGGACTGAAGATCGGAGAGGTCACCAAAACACCGTTGCTCGTCGGCGACAGTTGGTACATCGTCGGAGTGAACAAGCGCGAGGACGCAAATATGGACGATTTCGCCAAACAGCGCGATTCCCTCGTTCAGACGATGGCTCAGCAAAAACGCTCGCAGTTGTTCTCCGATTATCTCGCGGCGGTGCGCCAGAAGATGGAAACGAACGGCGAGATCAAGATCTACAACGACGCGATCGAACGGCTCGACGCGGCGATGCCGCCGTCAAGTCCGCAGATGCCGGGTGGATTCCAGTTCCCGCAGCAGTAG
- a CDS encoding TerC family protein — protein MSPVEFPLWVWISFFAVVLVALFIDIGIVNRNSHVPSKKETLSWSVVWVSLALLFNVFIYWFVNANFGSEAAFFKAKEFLTGYLIELSLSVDNLFVFLLIFNYFQVPKKFQHRVLFWGIFMALVLRMVMIFAGAELVEKFHWILYLFGAFLVYTGINMLREGEEFHPDENFVVRLTTRFVRISKQYDGDNFLVRDESGRRIGTLLLLVLIVINVVDLVFAVDSIPAIFGITTDRFIVYTSNIFAILGLRTFFFLLLGMAEKFHYLKFGLAFVLSFIGVKMLLPLFAEGLIMILGQSTSTFADFVRRYQLHEFEQTVINISLGVVILAIAMSIVLSLIFPKDEDEASETT, from the coding sequence ATGAGTCCTGTCGAGTTTCCTTTGTGGGTTTGGATTTCGTTCTTCGCGGTCGTGTTGGTCGCGCTCTTCATCGATATCGGGATCGTTAACCGCAATTCCCATGTCCCGTCCAAAAAGGAGACTTTGTCGTGGAGTGTCGTCTGGGTATCGCTTGCTCTGCTTTTCAACGTCTTCATCTATTGGTTCGTCAACGCCAATTTCGGTTCCGAGGCGGCATTTTTCAAGGCGAAGGAGTTTCTGACCGGTTATCTGATCGAACTTTCTCTATCGGTCGACAACCTGTTCGTTTTCCTCCTGATCTTCAATTACTTTCAGGTACCGAAAAAGTTTCAGCATCGCGTTCTTTTCTGGGGCATCTTTATGGCGTTGGTCCTGAGGATGGTAATGATCTTTGCCGGCGCGGAACTGGTCGAGAAGTTCCATTGGATCCTCTATCTGTTCGGAGCATTTCTGGTCTATACGGGGATCAATATGCTTCGCGAGGGCGAGGAGTTCCACCCGGACGAGAACTTCGTCGTCAGACTCACGACGCGCTTCGTTCGGATCTCAAAACAATACGACGGTGACAACTTTCTCGTTCGTGACGAATCCGGCCGACGTATCGGAACGCTCCTGCTCCTGGTGCTGATCGTCATCAACGTCGTCGACCTGGTTTTCGCGGTCGATTCGATTCCCGCGATCTTCGGAATTACGACCGACCGGTTTATCGTTTACACCTCAAACATCTTCGCGATCCTCGGGCTCCGAACGTTTTTCTTCCTTTTGCTCGGAATGGCGGAGAAGTTTCACTATTTGAAGTTCGGACTGGCTTTCGTACTGAGCTTCATCGGAGTGAAAATGCTCTTGCCACTTTTCGCCGAAGGGCTGATAATGATACTCGGACAGAGCACTTCGACGTTTGCCGATTTCGTGCGCCGATATCAACTTCACGAGTTCGAGCAAACGGTCATCAACATTTCGTTGGGCGTCGTGATCTTGGCGATTGCTATGTCAATCGTTTTGTCCCTGATTTTCCCGAAAGATGAGGATGAAGCCTCGGAGACCACCTAG
- a CDS encoding FecR domain-containing protein yields the protein MPNDPNEPQYRKFYVEWWKIRQSTIIAIVAIFLVLGLIGYGGWRFLKSDFVNKPDAPQAPKDAAIVISFEGDVRIIRAATRETILVTRQTFVSAGDTIQTQADGRAKIQMIDGSVLSIRANSTVVIRDSNSLFGGPNVRVTLDDGQINVRTDEQPANTENVVEVRESENKIGADTDASFDINKDNNSGEIRISRGSIETTVGGEKTVVRENEFAALNEGKIATKEKLLGPPIHNSPSSDEQLVGSLSGIADVMMRWQSPDVNLALSYSIQISKLPQFASPDAIIVDKQGLTSPSLAVGGLLPGTYYWRVKASSSSGQSSNWSAYWKFTVIKRENSKAIGVRDWNVESLGGTIYRVSGKTQPGATVRSQGKSVFALGDGAFLLQISAPGAQVTVEVSDDRGNRSSFVIGLPSGKLIKQF from the coding sequence GTGCCGAACGATCCGAATGAACCACAATATCGCAAGTTCTACGTCGAGTGGTGGAAGATTCGGCAAAGCACGATCATCGCTATCGTCGCGATATTCTTGGTTCTCGGATTGATTGGCTACGGCGGTTGGCGGTTTTTGAAGAGCGATTTCGTCAACAAGCCAGACGCTCCTCAAGCGCCAAAGGATGCAGCCATCGTCATATCATTCGAAGGCGACGTCCGCATAATCCGTGCCGCGACACGCGAGACTATTCTCGTCACGCGCCAGACTTTCGTTTCCGCCGGTGATACGATCCAGACTCAGGCCGACGGCCGCGCGAAGATCCAAATGATCGACGGCTCCGTTCTTTCGATCCGGGCGAACTCGACGGTTGTGATCCGCGACAGCAACTCGCTATTCGGCGGACCGAATGTACGCGTCACGCTCGATGACGGGCAGATCAACGTTCGCACCGACGAACAGCCGGCAAACACCGAAAACGTGGTCGAGGTGCGCGAGTCGGAAAACAAGATCGGCGCCGATACGGATGCCAGTTTTGATATCAACAAAGACAATAATTCCGGCGAGATCCGAATCAGCCGCGGCAGTATTGAAACGACGGTCGGCGGCGAGAAAACGGTCGTTAGGGAAAACGAATTCGCGGCCCTGAACGAAGGTAAGATCGCGACCAAGGAAAAGCTTCTCGGACCGCCGATACATAACTCGCCATCTTCGGACGAACAACTTGTCGGTTCGCTCAGCGGGATCGCCGACGTGATGATGAGATGGCAGAGTCCGGACGTCAATCTCGCGCTTTCTTATTCGATCCAGATCTCGAAACTGCCGCAATTTGCATCACCGGACGCGATCATCGTAGATAAGCAGGGGTTGACCAGTCCGAGCCTCGCGGTAGGCGGATTGCTGCCCGGAACGTACTACTGGCGCGTTAAAGCGAGTTCAAGTTCGGGACAGTCGAGCAACTGGAGCGCATATTGGAAGTTCACGGTGATCAAACGTGAGAACAGCAAGGCGATCGGTGTCCGTGACTGGAATGTTGAATCGCTCGGCGGAACGATCTATCGCGTCAGCGGAAAGACGCAACCCGGAGCAACGGTGCGTTCGCAGGGCAAGTCGGTGTTCGCTCTTGGCGACGGTGCGTTCTTGCTGCAGATCTCGGCGCCCGGCGCGCAGGTGACCGTTGAGGTCAGCGACGACCGCGGCAACCGGAGCAGCTTTGTGATCGGGCTTCCAAGCGGCAAGTTGATCAAACAGTTCTAG
- a CDS encoding aminopeptidase P N-terminal domain-containing protein — MRKQLKDFIEQIGKDAVAIIPAAHEQTRSYDTEFKFHQDPDFNYLTGFPEPDAIAVIAPANKKAPFTLFVRPRDPLMETWYGRRQGVEGAKKNYGADKAFPIEKFESELPKLLNGNEKLYYRFGLDGKLDQTILQYLSGQRFRRLKTAYPPHTIVDPTLIIGEMRLHKTSEEVALMQKAADIAAEAHIVAMRACKPGMNEAQIEAIIEYHFRMSGATGSSYNSIVGGGANATILHYVENNAPLKDGELLLVDAGCAYEGYASDITRTFPVNGRFTKAQREVYDVVLDVQLECLAATKTGITVKGRQDLSIELLTEGMKKLGLLKGKTKDLIKKKEFLKYYMHGVGHYLGLDVHDAGRYFMEQKAKNSRPFAPGMVLTVEPGLYIPADDKDAPSKYRGIGVRIEDDVLVTEDGNLNLTAGVPKDADAIEEIMNSGR, encoded by the coding sequence ATGCGTAAACAACTAAAGGATTTTATCGAACAGATCGGCAAGGACGCGGTCGCGATCATTCCCGCGGCGCACGAGCAAACACGCAGTTACGACACCGAATTCAAGTTTCATCAGGATCCGGATTTCAACTATCTGACCGGCTTTCCCGAGCCGGACGCGATCGCGGTCATCGCACCGGCGAACAAGAAGGCGCCGTTCACGTTATTCGTGCGGCCGCGCGATCCGTTGATGGAGACCTGGTACGGCAGACGCCAAGGCGTCGAAGGCGCGAAAAAGAATTACGGTGCCGACAAGGCTTTTCCGATCGAGAAATTCGAATCCGAACTGCCGAAACTTCTCAACGGAAACGAGAAGCTCTATTACCGCTTCGGACTCGACGGAAAACTCGACCAGACGATCCTTCAATACCTTTCGGGCCAGCGATTCAGACGTTTGAAGACGGCATATCCGCCGCACACTATAGTCGATCCGACGCTGATCATCGGCGAAATGCGGCTGCACAAGACGTCCGAGGAAGTCGCCTTGATGCAGAAGGCCGCCGACATCGCGGCCGAGGCGCATATTGTCGCGATGCGGGCCTGCAAACCCGGAATGAACGAGGCGCAGATCGAAGCGATCATCGAATATCACTTTCGTATGTCGGGCGCGACGGGATCATCTTACAACTCGATCGTCGGCGGCGGCGCGAACGCGACGATCCTGCATTATGTCGAGAACAATGCGCCGCTCAAGGACGGCGAACTGCTCTTGGTCGATGCCGGTTGCGCTTATGAGGGTTACGCGTCGGACATCACCCGAACGTTTCCCGTGAACGGCCGCTTCACCAAGGCTCAACGAGAGGTTTATGACGTCGTGCTCGATGTCCAGTTGGAATGCCTCGCGGCGACAAAGACCGGAATCACGGTCAAGGGCCGGCAGGATCTTTCGATCGAGCTGCTGACGGAAGGAATGAAGAAGCTCGGACTGCTCAAAGGAAAGACCAAGGATCTGATCAAGAAGAAGGAATTCCTGAAATACTATATGCACGGCGTCGGGCATTACCTCGGACTCGACGTGCACGATGCGGGACGGTATTTTATGGAACAGAAAGCAAAGAACTCGCGGCCGTTCGCGCCGGGAATGGTACTCACGGTAGAACCCGGATTGTACATTCCGGCCGACGACAAGGATGCGCCGTCGAAGTATCGCGGCATCGGCGTCCGGATCGAAGACGATGTTCTGGTGACGGAAGACGGCAATCTCAATCTGACCGCCGGCGTTCCGAAGGACGCCGACGCGATCGAAGAAATAATGAACAGCGGGAGATGA
- a CDS encoding insulinase family protein: MKKSIVSLFLILSVAASFSFAQRKKPAQVKPKPATTAQQTKPVQTAAIEIPFVNRTLPNGLEVIVLPDNSVPLVTVEIAVRNGSFTETPDLNGLSHLYEHMFFKPNSAILILNCERARSERNNDYYFRAGCEQTLKIKPRVGDTSYLYEIDDIGITSNASTREEVVNYFLNTTSPHLAIGMQYMSHAIRFPTFDEQDLDDEIRVVVGEIDRNESNPFFYLDRAINDKLYFKYPSRKNPLGTRASVLAATTEKMRLIQNRYYVPNNSALVVTGDVDAEAVFALAEKYFGGWERREVDPFKEFPMVEHPPLPKSEGTIVEKNVESNGQENVFIQIGWHGPSIGKDDAATYSADVFSYILAQPDSRFQRALADSGLAASASINYYTQRNVGPIQVVLVTSPDRAKAAVRALYTEIAQFDKPTYFTDEELESAKTILESRDLFDREKLSEYAHTLGFWWSSTGIEYFRGYHKKLRAVTRQEINRYVKTYIQGKNHIGVALVSPRARAEANLTEADLIGK, from the coding sequence GTGAAAAAATCAATCGTTTCGCTATTTCTGATCCTTTCCGTCGCGGCGTCTTTCAGTTTTGCACAACGAAAGAAACCGGCGCAAGTAAAGCCGAAACCGGCGACCACGGCGCAGCAAACCAAGCCGGTGCAGACGGCGGCAATCGAAATTCCGTTCGTCAACAGAACTTTGCCGAACGGTCTGGAGGTCATCGTTTTGCCCGACAACAGCGTTCCGCTGGTGACGGTCGAGATCGCCGTCCGTAATGGTTCGTTCACCGAAACGCCCGATCTCAACGGGTTGTCGCACCTTTACGAGCATATGTTCTTCAAGCCGAATTCGGCGATCCTGATCTTGAATTGCGAACGCGCGCGCTCGGAACGCAACAACGACTATTACTTCCGCGCCGGATGCGAACAAACGCTGAAGATCAAACCGCGTGTCGGCGATACAAGCTATCTTTACGAGATCGACGACATCGGAATTACCTCGAATGCGTCCACGCGGGAAGAGGTGGTGAATTACTTCCTCAACACGACGAGTCCGCATTTGGCGATCGGAATGCAGTATATGAGCCACGCGATCCGGTTCCCGACCTTCGACGAGCAAGATCTCGACGATGAGATCCGGGTCGTCGTCGGCGAGATCGACCGAAACGAGTCGAATCCGTTCTTCTATCTTGACCGGGCGATCAACGACAAGCTCTATTTCAAGTATCCGAGCCGAAAGAATCCGCTTGGTACGCGCGCTTCGGTGCTGGCCGCGACGACCGAGAAGATGCGTCTGATCCAAAACCGCTACTACGTGCCGAACAATTCGGCGTTGGTCGTCACCGGTGACGTGGATGCGGAAGCGGTCTTCGCGCTCGCCGAAAAATACTTCGGCGGATGGGAACGCCGCGAAGTCGACCCGTTCAAGGAGTTTCCGATGGTTGAACACCCGCCGCTCCCGAAGAGCGAGGGGACGATCGTCGAAAAAAACGTCGAAAGCAACGGCCAGGAGAATGTCTTTATCCAGATCGGCTGGCACGGACCGTCGATCGGCAAGGACGACGCGGCAACGTATTCCGCGGACGTTTTTTCCTATATTCTGGCGCAGCCCGATTCACGTTTTCAGCGTGCTCTGGCCGATTCCGGATTGGCGGCGAGCGCAAGCATCAACTATTACACGCAGCGCAACGTCGGGCCGATCCAGGTTGTTCTCGTGACTTCTCCGGACCGCGCGAAGGCTGCCGTTCGGGCGCTGTACACCGAGATCGCGCAATTTGACAAGCCAACTTATTTCACCGATGAGGAACTCGAAAGTGCCAAGACGATCCTCGAATCCCGCGACTTGTTTGACCGCGAAAAGCTGAGCGAGTATGCGCATACGCTTGGCTTTTGGTGGTCGTCGACGGGAATCGAGTATTTTCGCGGATACCACAAGAAACTTCGCGCAGTGACGCGTCAGGAGATCAACCGTTACGTCAAAACATACATTCAAGGCAAGAACCACATCGGCGTCGCGTTGGTGTCGCCGCGGGCCCGCGCCGAAGCGAATCTGACCGAAGCGGACCTTATTGGAAAGTAG
- a CDS encoding insulinase family protein, with protein sequence MKSFEMKSIGRLILLIVLSITAAGSTVFAQAAGGVPRTVDQASQVTEFEVNGLKVLVKRRPSAQTVTAGLFIRGGVRNIDSKTAGVEGLMISAAVEAGKKFPRDVVRRELARTGSSIGGSPAKDFSVISLAATRQNFDRIWEIFADVSINPVFAAADVERVREQTLTGLREAETNPDNFLEVLEERVVYAGHPYANDPSGTLETIAALTVQNLRDHHKKVMQTSQLMLVFVGDLDPEMIKQRVEATFGKLPRGNYKETLYPALDFSKPSLEIVQRDLPTNYVRGVFNAPPPGSPDYYAMRVAISLLQSRIYQEVRVKRQLSYAPNAEIGNASVNTANIYVTAVDANQAVSVMLQEINNLKTRLVANQEISGVTGYFLTTYYIGEETNAAQGGSLARYELNGGGWRQTYEFLDKIREVKDTDIRRVAQKYMNNFRFVVIGNPAAINRSIFLGR encoded by the coding sequence ATGAAATCATTCGAAATGAAATCGATCGGCAGACTCATTCTCTTGATCGTCCTTTCGATCACGGCGGCCGGTTCAACTGTTTTCGCGCAGGCTGCGGGCGGCGTTCCGCGAACCGTGGATCAGGCGTCACAGGTCACGGAATTTGAAGTCAACGGACTGAAAGTTCTGGTGAAGCGCCGTCCGAGCGCGCAGACGGTGACGGCGGGTCTGTTCATCCGCGGCGGCGTCCGAAACATCGACAGCAAGACCGCCGGCGTCGAAGGACTTATGATCAGCGCGGCGGTCGAAGCCGGAAAGAAGTTTCCGCGTGATGTTGTCCGGCGTGAACTGGCGCGCACCGGATCCAGCATTGGCGGGTCGCCGGCGAAGGACTTCAGCGTCATTTCGCTTGCCGCGACGCGCCAGAATTTCGACCGTATCTGGGAAATCTTCGCCGACGTTTCGATTAATCCGGTTTTCGCGGCGGCGGATGTCGAGCGAGTGCGCGAGCAGACGCTGACAGGACTGCGTGAAGCGGAAACCAATCCGGACAACTTCCTTGAGGTCCTCGAAGAAAGAGTCGTCTATGCCGGTCATCCGTACGCCAACGACCCTTCGGGCACGCTTGAGACTATCGCGGCTTTGACTGTTCAGAATCTTCGCGACCATCACAAAAAAGTGATGCAAACGTCGCAGTTGATGCTCGTTTTCGTCGGCGATCTCGACCCGGAAATGATCAAGCAACGGGTTGAGGCGACGTTTGGAAAGCTGCCCCGCGGAAATTATAAGGAAACGCTTTATCCGGCGCTCGACTTTTCAAAACCGTCGCTTGAGATCGTTCAGCGTGACCTTCCGACGAACTACGTCAGGGGCGTTTTTAACGCTCCGCCGCCGGGAAGTCCTGATTACTACGCGATGCGCGTCGCGATCAGTTTGCTCCAGTCGCGGATCTATCAGGAAGTTCGAGTCAAACGGCAGTTGTCATATGCGCCGAATGCCGAGATCGGAAATGCGAGCGTGAATACCGCCAACATATACGTCACGGCGGTCGACGCGAATCAGGCGGTGAGTGTGATGCTTCAGGAGATCAATAACCTGAAGACCCGGCTCGTCGCAAATCAGGAGATCTCGGGTGTTACGGGGTATTTCCTGACGACTTATTACATTGGCGAAGAAACGAACGCGGCGCAGGGCGGTTCGCTGGCGCGGTATGAATTGAACGGAGGCGGCTGGCGGCAAACGTATGAATTTCTCGACAAGATCCGCGAAGTCAAGGACACCGACATCCGCCGTGTCGCGCAAAAGTATATGAACAATTTCCGTTTCGTCGTCATCGGCAACCCGGCCGCGATCAACCGCAGCATCTTCCTGGGTCGATGA